DNA sequence from the Penicillium psychrofluorescens genome assembly, chromosome: 3 genome:
TCTCTCACTATTTGCCATCCTTCGGAGGAGGAAACCAGGCGCAATGGTACACCAATGGGGAAATTCAAGCCTCGACAGACGGAACGACCTATAAGGGATGGGGAGCTTATAGGGGGACATTCAGTCACATCCCTAACTACAAGATCTACTTTTGTGGACGCTTCGATCATGACCCGGAATCTTACAAATTGTTCACTGGCCCTTATACCGATCCTTATACTCCAGCGGGATTGAACGCCCAGCCAACATTTTCCAACAAATCATCAGTGAGAGGTGGCCCTGAATATTACCAGTACGGTAAGAGAGTCGGCGCAGTGTTCACGTTCCCATCGGATTGCAAAAAGCTGCAGTCTAAAGTCGGTATCTCGTTCAAGTCTACGGACAATGCTTGCGGATacatcgacgaagaagtTCCTCACTGGAACTTCAATAAGACTGTTTCTGAAGCGGAAGACGATTGGGAAAAGGTCATGAAAACGATCACTACTACCGATTTTAAAAATGACACGCGACTTCAGATGTTTTATACCGGTCTCTATCACACGCATCTGATGCCCACCAACCGCACCGGCGAAAATGCAAACTGGGAGACAGCTGAGCCCTCTTATGATGATTACTTTGCCATTTGGGATACTTTCCGCTGCCTCAATAGCCTGTGGACACTGATTGCCACGGATCACTCTATTGGCATGATTAGGTCTCTTATTGATATTTGGAGACACGAGCAGTTCATGCCGGATGGTCGATCTGGAAATGCTAACGGACAGGTGCAGGGCGGAAGTAATTCAGATAACGTTCTCGCGGATGCCTTTGTCAAGGGACTCACGGGAGGTATTAATTGGAAGGATGGATACGCAGCCATGAAGACAAATGCCGAGCTGATTCCCTGGAATAACTATGATACTGGTGACCCAACTGGTAGCACTCTTGAAGGCAGAGGTGCTTTGTCAGATTGGCTTCAGTACGGCTACTTGACACCGTATTTCGATCGCAGCGTCAGCCGCACAATTGAATACTCGCTCAATGACTTCGCAGTGTCTCAAGTTGCCAAGAAAGTTTCTCCCCACGACTATCAGAAGTACCTAAAGCGTTCTGCAGGCTGGCAGCATCAGTGGGATCCATCTCTCAAAAGCAAGAACTTTTCCGGATTTGTAGCACCCCTTTTTTCCAACGGAACACGAGACCCGTCCTACGATCCCGCAGTATGCCCCGGATACTGCGAGTTTGGAGGCTATACCTATGAAGCCCTAGGGTGGGAATACACCTGGACTGTTCCATTTGATATGAAAAGCCTGATCAAGTTCATGGGTGGGCCTAATACTACGGAGAGACGTCTCGACGCGATGTTTATCCCGGGACTAAAGACAGGTGGCGTGGGCAGTGGATCGTTGAACGGCGTTGGAAACACTCTCTTCAATCCAGTAAGCTACCGTGCGGTGAATTTACGATTGCAAATATTGACACATTCCAGGGCAATGAACCTAGCTTCGCAACTCCGTTTTTGTACAACTACCTACCTCAAAGACAGCACAAATCAGTGATGCGCAGCAGAGAGATTCTCGATGCATACTACAGCAACGGACCGTCGGGCCTACCCGGCAACTCCGACTCTGGTGCCGTAGACTCTTGGATGATTTGGTCGATGGTCGGCCTATATCCGGTGGTGACACAACCCATCTATCTCATTCTGGCGCCAATGTTTACCAACATCGAAATGAAGGTTGGTGTGGAAGGCAAGTTGCTCAAGATTTCTGTACATCATCAAAGCGATAATGCCATGTATGTACAGAGTCTGAAGATCAATGGGAAAAAGTGGAATAAGAGCTGGCTgagccatgatgatattgCGAATGGAGGCACCTTGGAGTTTGTCCTGGGCAAAGAACCAAAGGCCTGGGATACGGGTGAATTGCCCCCTAGCCCTGGGCATTACACCATTGACAAGAGCGCTTAAAGCGTGTTGGTTTTTGAAATCACTTGACCAAAcggcctcttcttcgacgagTATCCGGTGCTGCTCACACTGGGCTCTTTAGAAGTCCACAGTTCACAATTGCAAAGAGTTTAATAATGGGTAGTGCTGGCAAATATCATTAAAGACTTAGTTTTCGATGATTTTTGCTAATGTCTAACAAGCGCTCGAATAAACGGTTGTGGGCAATCGTTCTTCAGGGTGGCCACGTTTTTCCAGCGATTAATTGGGCATTTCCTAAATGCGCTAATGCGCTGACTCAAGTCTAATTTTTATTCGGGGGCCTCACACCATGCTGTATATAACCTACGATATATCGCACTATATTGACATTTATTTCGCACATTTTGCTTCCGAAGACCTTTTGGGACCACATTACATGAGCTCTCATTACCATTTAAAGATTCATTACCATTACAAGGGGCTCTCATCGCCTGCGACATAGATCCAAGCCTATTCAAATGCACACGGGACCAATGAACAAACTAGTCTCACGACCAATATTTTAGTTAGACCGGATGTACTCGATAAATGCCCGTTTTGTCTTTCTAGAGCCATAAGAAAAGGGAATTTCCGGATCTCGATGCGGTATATCTTACCTCATTGAAAGACGGCAACTTGGTCGAGCGTGTAGATTGCTTCCTGAATAGGAACGGATTTTCCAATTGTAAAACGTCCGATCGCCTTGGAACCCGTGCTTGGGAGCTTGCTTATGACGTTGTAGTAATGGTTCAAGCCGGGAAGATTCGCAGTATGTAAGTTGAGCTGGCCTGGGAAGATGTTATCCCAATCACTATTATCTCAATCACTATTATCTCAATCACTATTACATCAATCACTATTACATCAATCACTATTACATCAATCACCATTAGGCCGTCATCTTCTAAGTGCACTGAGCAGAATGAAATTTAAAGATATCCTCTCAccactcctccttcttccagaacTTGCCGCAGAAGTAACGGCAGGcgcatcatcctcgggatCCAGCTCCTCTAAGGTGCCTCTAATAACAAAGCAATCCACGGATGGCGACCGTCACTATTTGGCACCGTACTTCCCTCTTCTAGGATTTGAGCAATATGAGGGGAATCCAATTCTCTTACCTAACCCGAAGCATAATTGGGAATCTGCCTATCTCTACAACCCGACCGCAATCGTCGTTGATGATATGGTGATGATGCTCTACCGCGCCCAGAACAAAACCAAAACATCGTCTGTCGGCCTCGCATGGTCCAGTAACGGAGTCAAATTCAGCCGCTATGACAAGCCTGTATTGGAGCCTACAGAACCGTACGAGACGCCTGGTGGCTGCGAAGATCCTCGGGTGGTTCGCGTGAACGGCACGTTCTACATGACCTACACAGGTTTCGACGGCACCACAGCACGTCTCTGCCTCGCAACATCAGCTGACATGGTCCATTGGAAAAAACATGGACCCATCCTACCAAACGTCACCGATGTACAATACGACTGGGAAAACGCACTCAACACATACAAACCCCGCGCTGGTTGGAGTAAATCCGGATCTATATTGAACGAACCCCAGCCCGACGGGACCTACCGCATGCTGTTCGGTGACTCATTCCTCTACCAAGTGAACTCCACAGACCTAATCCACTGGAACTACGAACAATACGTTCTCCCGTACGCAGCCCACCTCAATCCTTGGGAACAGGCAATCATGGAGTCCGGGCCCCCGGCAATCAAAACCAGAGATGGAAAATGGCTGCAATTTTACAACGGCGTGGCCACGGGCCCAGGAGGCTTTACTCCAAGTCAGTACAGCACTGGGCAAATGCTCATTGACCTCGTGCGCTTCCCACACGGACCCCCGGTGGCTCGAGTGGAGACACCACTATTGCAGCCGACCAGCGTGGACGAGATTACGGGACAAGTGGACCACGTTGTCTTCACCGAGGGATTGGTACAGTTTCATGAAAAGTGGTTTATGTATTTCGGTCAGGGGGACCAGTACCTTGGGGTTGCAACTGCGCCGGTGCAGCCTTGAGTGGGGAAAGGCTTGGAATCTGATTGTGGAGTATCAATTATGGCAAATTCATAATCACTATTTAATAATATAAATACTATAATTTTTAAACTACTCTTTCGTAAACTCCAATCGATGAATCTGCGTATTGTCTTATCAATAGATAAAATTAGGCGCATAGACTTCGACTAGGTCATCTTTAATATCGTCTGTATAAGACCTTGAGGAATATCCGTTCTAAGGCCCTTTAGGATCGCACTCTATAATCACTAACTTTAACTAGCTATTAATCCAAATTCTACCCTAAATTATTTATAAAATCTCTTACCGATAGCTTATTAAACTCATAAACTCTTACAAAAAGGCCTTGTTTTAGAATAAGAAGACTAATTAAACCAGAGAATTTGGTCTATATTAGACGCTATATCTATTAGAGAAGATAGACTTTCCTTACTCTTTAAACCTGTCAGGTTGGTCTCACAATACACCTGACGAAGGATTTTACGGATGAGGGGAACCGAGACTCGCAGGGATATAACTTGTAGTGTGTCTCAGTATGATTCCAAGACTGATAGAGAAAACAGAGATTGATTGGTAAACGATTGTTCGATCGATCTCTTAAAACAACCTTTCCATACCGTCACCGGTTCTCCCGCTACAGGACAAATATAGGCCCTGCGAATAGGAATACCTCTACCTCAACATGAAATGTCTGCCTCAACATGAAATGTTATAACTTCACAGCAAAACGCTCCCTAAGCCACCCTCCGTAACGATAGAAGAAGAGTGGCACTGGAAGAAAAGCCACGCCTATAAAACCCAGGACGCTATTCCCCCACCCAAGTCCTAGGTTTGCATACAAAGACGGTCCTGCCAATGGAATGAAAGCTGCAAAAAGAAGTCGGATAACCACGTTCGAAGCCAACGCAGAGGCAGCAGCCTCAGGACCAAAAGCATCCACCATGTAGAGCTGAGTTGGCATTATGACCCAGAGAAAGCCGAATCCAAAGACGGAGGTGCCTATGATGGGCACGATCCAATGAGTCTGCTTCTCGGCTGCCCAGCCATACCAGAAGATGCCGACGGGCACGGCGGGCATGACCCATATCATGGGCTTCAGGCGTCCTTCAGGTTTGGGCGAATCTCCAACTGCCTTTTGTAGCTTGTCACTCACGGTTGCAAAGACTCCGAGAGAGACGGCCATTCCAATTCCAACGCCGAGATATGACAAGCCAGAAATTCCGGCGGAGAAGTGGTATTGTTCCTTAAAGACCGTGGGAAACGTGGTGAACAGTATAAAGAGGAGGCCGAAAACGAACGCGCacaggagagaaaggaggaGCACAATTGGCGACAGGATGAGAAGCTTTGTTGGTCGAATAATAGCGCGGAAAAGTAGCTGGCGAGGGGTCAGGCCTCGGTCCATCTTCGACACCAGAGCAGCATTGCCAGTTTCTTTCCGGAGGCGAGCAGCTTTCCATCCTAGCAGCACGGTGGCATTGGTCTcgcggaggaagaagattgATAAAGTAAACGATACTCCTGTCTAGGTCGAACCGTCAGCCACTCGAGAATAGTAGGTGTTGTGCTCTACGCACTAGGATTATGATGATCCAAAAGGTCCATCGCCAGCCAATTGATTCGGAAACAAAGCCACCAATAATTGGGCCTAAGACCTTGACTATCGTCAGTATCATGACGGTTTGCGTGGGGCAATGCCACCTACTGGTCCTAAAAGTGGACCCATGAAGAACAGAGACATTGCCTTCCCGCGCTGAGCTGGCGGGACGACGTCTGCGACTGTTCCTCCGCCAACTGTCAATGGGCCCGAGGAGGCACATCCGGCAAGGAATCGAAAAACGAGAAACATGCCGGTGTTTTTGCTCAGCGCACATCCGATGATGAAGCCAATGTAAATGACATTGCAGGTGTGGTAGATCACAAGACGTCCGTACAGTTCGGATAGCGGTGCAATGAACATTGGCCCAACTGCGAAGCCGCAAAGGTAAATGGACACTGTGAGACTGACAATGGTGGAACTCGTGACATGGAACTCCTTAGCAAGCGCGGCAGCTCCAGGTGCAAACATTGTCGCGGCGAGGTTGCTATATGTGTATTAGTCAATACGGGATGTGTTTCGTCAAAGGAGCTCAGGAACTGCCTTACGCAGTGAGCAAGAAGGCACTGGCGAAGACGACTTGGGTCATACGTTTCCATGCTGGCCAGTTCTGCGGATTTTGGGGATCATCTGGCCCATCCCAATGGACGATATTGTCCTTTGTCTCTTGTTCAATTGCTGCTTGGTCAGGCTTGCTAGATTGTTGGTCATGGTGGCCGGCTTCCGATGTAGCCGGCTTTTCATGGGCGGATTCCAAGTCGGCCGCCATGATATGCTGTCGAGGGTGGTGTGAATCTGGGATATTGGCGCCTGTCTGTTCACTGGTGCTAGGCTTTGCTTGCTATATATTTGAACGCATGGTAGGCGGCCGGACCAACGCccggatgaagaaggccgctCTCTATCCCTCGCGCCATGTAGGGCGCGCGGCACAAGTACTAAATCCGCTAAATGGTCTCTAATTCCGGAGACAAACTAGATATCTGCTTAATAGAAGGCGAGCTAGGAGAGCGAGTGGACTCGGAGGGTCGGAGGAACGGGGGTCGTGGGCCGCGCACGGACAGTCCACGCGGAGGGTTGACGCGGAGGGTCGGATGGTGGTTGCTTTCTCCATTGCCTCTCGGTTTGCGGCGCCAGACAtattctttctcttctcaAAGTTGCTGTGAAACTTTTTGAGAGCGCACCAGAGGATAATTCCGCTTTCGACATACCGAGACTGCCGTATACGAGGTTGAGCTTCGCGAGAGCCGAGATCCAGtcacaccatggccgacaaTGCTGATCGTCCGCGTCCGCCGCCAAATCGACGCAGAGACAAAGTCCAGCTTTCCTGCGGCCATTGCAGACATCGAAAGTACGTTCTCGACAGCCATCACAAAGCCGTGCACGCTTAACTTTGCCAGGCTGAGGTGCGATCGACGGCACCCATGCGGCGCTTGCTCGAGTCGTGGCCTCACTAACTCCTGCAATTATGCGACATCTTCTTCTACGCCCGATGCTCAGCGGACCGTTGCTCTGCGGCAGTCAACCAGCCTCCATGGCAGAATCTCTGAACTGGAGAGCCTTGTCGTGACGCTCATGAAAGGTCAATCACTCCCAAATCTGCCCGTACCAAAATCGCCGAGACCAAGCTCGCTATCATCCGCAGATCTGCTCCCCGAAATCCGGAGACCAAAAATTCCCCAAGATGAAGTTGCATCCCCGTCAGACCCTGGCACCCTAGAGTTGCGCGAGTCTGGAACCAGCTATGTCCAGAGTGACCATTGGGAGGCCATCCTTACTAAAATCAGAGGACTGAAGGAGGACTTGGTCACTGACAGCAAGGCTCCGCCCGGCTCATACTTGTTCTATGGCCCGAACCGTCATGCAACTCGAGATGAAATActggctgctgttcctcCTCGTTCAGTTGTTGATCGCCTCATGGCCCTTCACTTCGATTCTTACATCATCACTCCGTGTCAGTGCGTCTAGGTTTTCTTTCCGCTCTCAGAGGCATTGACTGTGTGCTGTAGATCTCATTCATGGCAAGAAATTTCTCCGAGAGGTGTGGTCTTTCTAAATTGGCCGATTACAAGCAGTCTAACATTTGACCAGTACGAAACCTTCTGGGAGGATCCGTCTGTAACTTCTATCGCTTGGATCGGTCTCATGTTCTCCATGCTATCTATTGCTGCGCAGTTGCAGATTTTCACCATTGACTTCACTGACGGACGAGCCGAATCGCTCAAGGCGGAATATCTTACCATGAAGGAAGCCTTCCGGGAGAAGGCCGTTCAGTGTCTTATTCTCGCTAGGTATACGACGGGAGGACCATATATCCTGGAAACCCTCATAACGATCCTTACTGGAGAGTTTATTCTCTTGAAAGATGGCGCTACCGATGGCTGGCTTTTGATCAGTATGATACTTCATCTTGCAATGCGCATGGGCTATCACAGGGACCCAGATCACTTTCCCGGAATATCTCCATTCGAGGGTGAGATGCGTAGACGCATCTGGACTACAATCCTTCAATTAGATCTCGGTCTCTCCTTGGAGATTGGTCTTCCTCGAAGTGCCACCGATACGCACATGGATACAAAACAGCCCCGTAATCTGCGCGACTGTGATTTTGAAGAGGACACGACCGAGATGCCTCCGCCGAGGCCAGAAACAGAATGGACGCCGGTGCTCCCTCTCATTGCAAGAGGGCGACTGATAACAGCTCTTGGCTTGATTTGCGATGTCAACACCGATATCAATCCCCCTTCTTacgacgaggtcatcaaggTCGACGCACTACTTGAAGACGTCCACAAGCGTGCTATTCCGCCCGTGCTGCGCTGGGAAACTATGCCACATCCCATCACGGATAGTTCAATCCTTGTGGTACAGCGGGTAAGTGTAGAAACGACCTACTACAAATCACGCATCCTCCTGTACCGGAGGGCTTTGATCAGCTTCCTAGTTCGACCATCTCAAGAGCGGGACAGGGAGTCAGTGCGAATTTGCTTAGATTCCGCACTCAAGATTCTATCTTTTCAACGGATGCTTCACGAAGAGTCTCAGCCATTTGGTCGTTTATGTCACCTTAGGTGGAAGGTCACCCATATATTCAGCCAGGATGTTCTCCCCGCAACGAGCGTGCTctgtctcttccttcaaGACGTCGATAAATTTGAATTGATTGAGACTGCAGGACAGACAACGTGGTCGCTCAAGGCTGAAGAGATTCGACAACAACTAACGATCTCGCACAAGATTTGGCTTCAAATGAGTACGGCATCTGCGGAAGCTGGAAAAGTAGCTAAAGCTCTGAGCATCGTCCTTGGGAATACAGAAGCGTCTGCCGAGGACGGTAGCGGGCCCGCTTCTTACGACTTTCTGACAGATTTCGATGCCATACCTCTGAATGAATTTGGCGCAACGTTCAACAATCAACGTGAGAAGCACACTCGGTCATGCTGATTGCAACTAACAAAAAGGCTTATCAGATTTTCCTTCTGGCTTCTACTCTCCTCTCGCGTTTTTTGATAATGTACTGGAAACTCGGGGGACATGAAAATATGACTGCTTTGCTGTCGATACGGACATTACAGAAGGCATTCAACAAGCGTGCCATAATCAGAAATGCGGTAGCAAGCACGAACCGAGTATAAAGGAATGCGATGGACGCACCCCCTTGAGGCTAGAAGCAAAAGGAATTCGATTGTGATAAAGAGACACCCTCGCATGCACGAGAATATCGGGTCAAATAAGCCTTGTCTTGGGTAGGCCTGGCATCATGAAAGGGAATTCAGTCTGAAGAAGGCGGATGGATATAGACGTGTGAAGCCATTGGGTAGTGAGTGAGCTTGGATTGGGATTCTTGACCCGTGAGGACGGCTTTGAGATTCCTTGAGAGGATATTCACGCTGCTCtgtgaggaagaaaatgttTGCCTGTTGGGGGGTATAATCGGCTTCACGTGACTTACATCTCGTAATTTTCTAGTCGTCAAAATTTTCTAACCTATCACGACAGGAAATAAAGTCGAATCGGCACCCGCCTATCAAGGCGAAGGCGTCCGCTCCTGACGGAATTGGTTGCGTTCAGCCTTGGCCTCTCTCATCGGCAATGGCATTAATAGCGGACCAAATTTGCCGGATTTAAGGACCATGGGAGCCGCCAGCCGGAAACACTGGTCTTGTAAAAGCAGTTTACTCCGCCGTCAATCCGGACCATTATCAACGAGAAGACTCATCGTGCGAAAGATACAAAAAATGCGAATGCCACATCGGAGGGCCATCAGACGCGGATTGCACTTCAACCAGGCTCAATAGCAGTCGAAAACCTCACCTCAACAATCGCACTTTTCACGCACGAGCTCAACTGGTCCCTGACCAATGCATCATATACTACAGCTTGAACACGTTAGAGTAGGTATGCACTGTATATGAATCTGCTGGTGTCGGCTATGGTGGGAAGCATGAATATTGTGCAGAATGGCGTGCGGCTTTTTGTCGGCACGTGGGCATTTGCAAGAGCACCGAGGCCGATCCAGATGGCAACAAGAACACCTTGTGGCATGCCCAACAAAATTGCGAGATACCCCATTCAGGATTGCTGAAACAAATCCGAGTAACGTAAAAGTCAAGTTTTGTAGTCGAAGTAGGCCTCTTTAATCTGAACCCAATTGATGCCCATTGCTTCGATGCCAGTTTGGTTACGCCGAACGCGAGCAACCATGAGCAATCTTTGACGGTGAGTGAAGCCTCGAAAGGCGGTTGGAGAGTCTGGGGGCAAGGGAAATAGAACTATAGCCCAAAAGGAGCAAAATGCACCGACTATCAATAATTCATACCTCTTGG
Encoded proteins:
- a CDS encoding uncharacterized protein (ID:PFLUO_004161-T1.cds;~source:funannotate) — translated: MLPKSNTVLLAVLAAGRASAQLHKYVDPFIGTQGTVPGTGYNGGNVFPGAVVPFGMVKLGPDVATFNSSIGANAGYLPDGNVTAFSLTHVSAMLVSSNTFLPEHASESHVLVDVSHYLPSFGGGNQAQWYTNGEIQASTDGTTYKGWGAYRGTFSHIPNYKIYFCGRFDHDPESYKLFTGPYTDPYTPAGLNAQPTFSNKSSVRGGPEYYQYGKRVGAVFTFPSDCKKLQSKVGISFKSTDNACGYIDEEVPHWNFNKTVSEAEDDWEKVMKTITTTDFKNDTRLQMFYTGLYHTHLMPTNRTGENANWETAEPSYDDYFAIWDTFRCLNSLWTLIATDHSIGMIRSLIDIWRHEQFMPDGRSGNANGQVQGGSNSDNVLADAFVKGLTGGINWKDGYAAMKTNAELIPWNNYDTGDPTGSTLEGRGALSDWLQYGYLTPYFDRSVSRTIEYSLNDFAVSQVAKKVSPHDYQKYLKRSAGWQHQWDPSLKSKNFSGFVAPLFSNGTRDPSYDPAVCPGYCEFGGYTYEALGWEYTWTVPFDMKSLIKFMGGPNTTERRLDAMFIPGLKTGGVGSGSLNGVGNTLFNPGNEPSFATPFLYNYLPQRQHKSVMRSREILDAYYSNGPSGLPGNSDSGAVDSWMIWSMVGLYPVVTQPIYLILAPMFTNIEMKVGVEGKLLKISVHHQSDNAMYVQSLKINGKKWNKSWLSHDDIANGGTLEFVLGKEPKAWDTGELPPSPGHYTIDKSA
- a CDS encoding uncharacterized protein (ID:PFLUO_004162-T1.cds;~source:funannotate); protein product: MKFKDILSPLLLLPELAAEVTAGASSSGSSSSKVPLITKQSTDGDRHYLAPYFPLLGFEQYEGNPILLPNPKHNWESAYLYNPTAIVVDDMVMMLYRAQNKTKTSSVGLAWSSNGVKFSRYDKPVLEPTEPYETPGGCEDPRVVRVNGTFYMTYTGFDGTTARLCLATSADMVHWKKHGPILPNVTDVQYDWENALNTYKPRAGWSKSGSILNEPQPDGTYRMLFGDSFLYQVNSTDLIHWNYEQYVLPYAAHLNPWEQAIMESGPPAIKTRDGKWLQFYNGVATGPGGFTPSQYSTGQMLIDLVRFPHGPPVARVETPLLQPTSVDEITGQVDHVVFTEGLVQFHEKWFMYFGQGDQYLGVATAPVQP
- a CDS encoding uncharacterized protein (ID:PFLUO_004163-T1.cds;~source:funannotate), which translates into the protein MAADLESAHEKPATSEAGHHDQQSSKPDQAAIEQETKDNIVHWDGPDDPQNPQNWPAWKRMTQVVFASAFLLTANLAATMFAPGAAALAKEFHVTSSTIVSLTVSIYLCGFAVGPMFIAPLSELYGRLVIYHTCNVIYIGFIIGCALSKNTGMFLVFRFLAGCASSGPLTVGGGTVADVVPPAQRGKAMSLFFMGPLLGPVLGPIIGGFVSESIGWRWTFWIIIILTGVSFTLSIFFLRETNATVLLGWKAARLRKETGNAALVSKMDRGLTPRQLLFRAIIRPTKLLILSPIVLLLSLLCAFVFGLLFILFTTFPTVFKEQYHFSAGISGLSYLGVGIGMAVSLGVFATVSDKLQKAVGDSPKPEGRLKPMIWVMPAVPVGIFWYGWAAEKQTHWIVPIIGTSVFGFGFLWVIMPTQLYMVDAFGPEAAASALASNVVIRLLFAAFIPLAGPSLYANLGLGWGNSVLGFIGVAFLPVPLFFYRYGGWLRERFAVKL
- a CDS encoding uncharacterized protein (ID:PFLUO_004164-T1.cds;~source:funannotate): MLIVRVRRQIDAETKSSFPAAIADIENLLPEIRRPKIPQDEVASPSDPGTLELRESGTSYVQSDHWEAILTKIRGLKEDLVTDSKAPPGSYLFYGPNRHATRDEILAAVPPRSYETFWEDPSVTSIAWIGLMFSMLSIAAQLQIFTIDFTDGRAESLKAEYLTMKEAFREKAVQCLILARYTTGGPYILETLITILTGEFILLKDGATDGWLLISMILHLAMRMGYHRDPDHFPGISPFEGEMRRRIWTTILQLDLGLSLEIGLPRSATDTHMDTKQPRNLRDCDFEEDTTEMPPPRPETEWTPVLPLIARGRLITALGLICDVNTDINPPSYDEVIKVDALLEDVHKRAIPPVLRWETMPHPITDSSILVVQRVSVETTYYKSRILLYRRALISFLVRPSQERDRESVRICLDSALKILSFQRMLHEESQPFGRLCHLRWKVTHIFSQDVLPATSVLCLFLQDVDKFELIETAGQTTWSLKAEEIRQQLTISHKIWLQMSTASAEAGKVAKALSIVLGNTEASAEDGSGPASYDFLTDFDAIPLNEFGATFNNQREKHTRSC